The Pan paniscus chromosome 15, NHGRI_mPanPan1-v2.0_pri, whole genome shotgun sequence genome includes a window with the following:
- the NGB gene encoding neuroglobin, whose protein sequence is MERPEPELIRQSWRAVSRSPLEHGTVLFARLFALEPDLLPLFQYNCRQFSSPEDCLSSPEFLDHIRKVMLVIDAAVTNVEDLSSLEEYLASLGRKHRAVGVKLSSFSTVGESLLYMLEKCLGPAFTPATRAAWSQLYGAVVQAMSRGWDGE, encoded by the exons ATGGAGCGCCCGGAGCCCGAGCTGATCCGGCAGAGCTGGCGGGCAGTGAGCCGCAGCCCGCTGGAGCACGGCACCGTCCTGTTTGCCAG GCTGTTTGCCCTGGAGCCTGACCTGCTGCCCCTCTTCCAGTACAACTGCCGCCAGTTCTCCAGCCCAGAGGACTGTCTCTCCTCGCCTGAGTTCCTGGACCACATCAGGAAG GTGATGCTCGTGATTGATGCTGCAGTGACCAATGTGGAAGACCTGTCCTCACTGGAGGAGTACCTTGCCAGCCTGGGTAGGAAGCACCGGGCAGTGGGTGTGAAGCTCAGCTCCTTCTCG ACAGTGGGTGAGTCTCTGCTCTACATGCTGGAGAAGTGTCTGGGCCCTGCCTTCACACCAGCCACACGGGCTGCCTGGAGCCAACTCTACGGGGCCGTAGTGCAGGCCATGAGTCGAGGCTGGGATGGCGAGTAA